The Desulfosporosinus acidiphilus SJ4 genome has a window encoding:
- a CDS encoding FAD-binding oxidoreductase: protein MDLSWNRFPRLKHREVFNLSEGFVSLPRTESFCLPYGNGRSYGDVCLNENGVLLNTRKLNHFIDFDQTTGRLRCEAGVLLKEILELVVPKNWFLPVTPGTQFITIGGAIANDVHGKNHHCAGSFGNHVIRLELLRSDGQRIVCSMEKAKDWFTATIGGLGLTGLITWAEIQLIPVNNPWILAQSRRFSSLDEFWEINSEAEHRWPYTVSWYDCLSAGRGQGRGVYISGQHAAETDKFPPRHPKSLRFPFDPSFSLINPVSLRLINTVYYHKPIKDMPALSHYEPFFYPLDGVLDWNRIYGKKGFFQYQCILPPEDAQDGIKAMSKKIAASGQGSFLAVLKTFGNIPSRGLMSFARPGVTLALDFPNHGQTTLRLFKELDAIVSEAQGVLNPSKDARMSAKMFKSGFPRWEHFADFIDPKFSSSFWRRVTQ, encoded by the coding sequence ACCACGGACTGAGTCATTCTGCCTCCCTTACGGAAACGGCCGTAGTTATGGTGATGTCTGTCTCAATGAAAATGGAGTGCTGCTGAATACACGAAAATTAAATCATTTTATTGACTTTGACCAAACAACGGGCCGCCTGCGTTGTGAAGCCGGGGTTTTGCTAAAGGAAATTCTCGAATTGGTTGTACCGAAAAATTGGTTTTTACCCGTAACGCCTGGGACCCAGTTTATTACAATTGGCGGAGCTATCGCCAATGATGTACATGGCAAAAATCATCACTGTGCCGGCTCCTTCGGAAACCACGTGATCCGTCTGGAATTACTGCGTTCTGATGGACAGCGAATTGTCTGCAGCATGGAGAAGGCCAAAGATTGGTTCACGGCAACCATTGGCGGCTTAGGACTGACAGGCCTGATTACTTGGGCGGAGATACAGCTGATCCCCGTGAATAACCCCTGGATATTAGCTCAATCCCGACGCTTTTCCAGCCTGGATGAATTTTGGGAGATTAATAGCGAGGCCGAGCATCGCTGGCCTTATACTGTTTCCTGGTATGACTGCCTCTCGGCAGGACGCGGCCAAGGCCGGGGTGTGTATATATCGGGGCAGCACGCGGCTGAGACAGATAAGTTCCCCCCACGCCACCCTAAGTCGCTGCGCTTCCCATTTGACCCGTCATTTTCGTTAATTAATCCTGTCAGTCTGAGACTGATTAATACTGTTTATTACCATAAACCGATCAAGGATATGCCGGCATTATCTCATTACGAGCCCTTTTTTTATCCCCTTGACGGAGTGCTTGATTGGAATCGTATCTATGGGAAAAAAGGATTTTTCCAATATCAATGCATTCTGCCGCCGGAGGACGCTCAGGACGGAATAAAAGCCATGTCGAAAAAGATTGCTGCCAGCGGACAAGGTTCGTTCCTTGCCGTTCTAAAAACTTTTGGAAATATACCTTCGAGAGGTTTAATGTCCTTTGCTCGCCCGGGCGTCACACTAGCTCTGGATTTCCCCAATCATGGTCAAACAACGCTGCGTCTATTCAAAGAATTAGACGCCATTGTGTCTGAAGCTCAAGGTGTTCTTAATCCTTCGAAAGATGCACGCATGTCGGCTAAAATGTTCAAGAGCGGTTTTCCGCGGTGGGAACATTTTGCCGACTTCATTGATCCAAAATTCTCATCCAGTTTTTGGAGGAGAGTCACACAATGA
- a CDS encoding SDR family oxidoreductase, protein MSKRQRIVIFGATSAIAGACARQWAKQGNSIFLVGRSQEKLMALLNDLRQNVSFEQTIEGVIADLNEFRLHETLLSQAEQVLGGIDIVLIAHGTLPDQQACQQSVDLTMQEIRTNALSVIALLIILANRLETQGNGTLAVITSVAGDRGRGSNYVYGSAKGMVTLFLQGLRNRLVWRGVNVITIKPGFVDTPMTAHFAKKGVLWSKPDHIAVGIVTGIAKKRNVVYLPNLWRWIMLIIQHIPESIFKRLNL, encoded by the coding sequence ATGAGTAAGCGGCAGAGAATTGTTATATTTGGCGCTACATCGGCAATAGCAGGCGCATGTGCCCGCCAATGGGCGAAGCAAGGCAACAGCATTTTTCTGGTAGGACGCAGTCAAGAAAAGCTGATGGCGCTTCTCAACGATCTTCGGCAAAACGTTTCTTTTGAACAAACGATCGAAGGGGTAATAGCCGATTTAAACGAATTCAGGCTCCATGAAACTCTCCTTTCACAAGCGGAACAAGTCCTCGGAGGAATAGATATAGTACTCATCGCTCATGGAACTCTACCGGACCAACAGGCCTGCCAACAGTCCGTGGATTTGACTATGCAAGAGATTCGCACCAATGCCCTGAGTGTCATCGCCTTACTCATTATCTTAGCTAATCGTTTGGAGACGCAAGGAAACGGCACTTTAGCCGTGATAACTTCGGTTGCCGGGGATCGCGGTCGAGGGAGCAATTATGTGTATGGTTCTGCCAAAGGCATGGTTACCCTCTTTTTGCAAGGTCTTCGCAACCGCCTTGTCTGGCGGGGAGTCAATGTTATCACTATTAAACCCGGCTTCGTGGACACACCGATGACCGCTCATTTTGCCAAGAAGGGTGTCTTATGGTCAAAGCCTGATCATATCGCTGTCGGTATTGTAACAGGCATTGCCAAAAAAAGGAATGTTGTCTATTTACCAAATCTCTGGCGTTGGATCATGCTCATTATCCAGCACATACCCGAAAGTATTTTTAAAAGACTAAATCTCTGA
- a CDS encoding phosphodiester glycosidase family protein, which yields MNNSRVLRINGKRYKLNLKRFLLTALIFFTILGTIAATLIQRINNYDPVTPINLSKETARQFIQLLDSTKQYHVSSNASDNTQPIYALGNNGIIKKILVNARKVSKTNQIYVFRTPYQNGRYSITLPPESLSNGPQVNDSALTMAYPFMFYVSSFNGQPQSINAYNLQNNKKNIFTFSNVVKNANILPINKNQVKVRLVENAGKTANVFLTINKNTVFSSSPNDLQYMAPPSDNTSPFIRLVEGVKQIMGNSTVAFLENTWYQTKDNFTSLFYSVKNRKQQSNPIRAEDIAAAIPQKPALPIVPDNSPPLVKSIVYPDPSRSYIKASLVKINPKLVDFHLTAGTEDPVSVTGIHGTGMIPWSVQRQNNLIADFNAGFQARDGVYGFMVNNQVYQLPKKGLATFCIYKDGKIDIGSWGKEISSTTNMISLRQNLPMLIDNGKLNPLISDQAKWGATVNNAVRVWRSGIGIDGQGQIIYAAGNNLTAETLAHALLSAGSIRAMELDINSYWVTFNFLHHTSGSSNGSLVGTKLDPSMTRSPYRYLSPDTRDFFYLTLKTPAHPS from the coding sequence ATGAATAATAGCCGAGTCTTGAGAATCAATGGAAAAAGATACAAATTGAATTTGAAACGTTTTCTTTTGACAGCATTAATCTTTTTTACAATATTAGGCACAATAGCTGCCACATTAATTCAGCGGATTAATAATTATGACCCAGTGACTCCCATTAACCTCTCAAAAGAAACGGCCAGGCAATTTATTCAGCTATTAGATTCTACAAAACAATACCATGTTTCTTCTAATGCTTCAGACAACACTCAGCCCATCTACGCTCTTGGCAATAATGGAATAATTAAGAAGATACTGGTCAACGCACGAAAAGTCAGCAAAACGAACCAAATCTATGTATTTAGAACACCATATCAAAACGGCCGCTATTCCATTACCCTGCCGCCGGAATCCTTAAGCAACGGGCCGCAGGTCAATGATTCAGCACTGACTATGGCGTATCCTTTTATGTTTTATGTCAGCTCCTTTAATGGACAACCCCAGTCTATTAATGCCTATAACTTGCAGAACAACAAAAAAAATATATTTACGTTTTCCAACGTTGTCAAAAACGCAAATATCCTACCTATTAACAAAAACCAGGTAAAAGTACGATTGGTTGAGAATGCCGGAAAGACGGCGAATGTTTTTCTTACTATTAATAAGAATACTGTTTTCAGCAGTTCGCCTAATGACTTGCAATATATGGCCCCTCCCTCCGATAACACGTCACCCTTTATTCGATTGGTCGAAGGGGTAAAGCAGATCATGGGCAATAGCACAGTGGCCTTTTTAGAAAACACCTGGTATCAAACTAAAGACAATTTTACAAGTCTATTTTACTCAGTAAAGAACAGGAAGCAACAAAGTAACCCAATCCGTGCCGAAGACATCGCAGCAGCCATTCCTCAAAAGCCTGCCTTGCCAATCGTTCCAGACAACAGCCCGCCTCTGGTAAAGTCAATAGTCTATCCGGATCCCTCTCGCTCATATATTAAAGCGAGCTTAGTGAAAATTAACCCGAAGCTGGTCGATTTTCATCTAACAGCTGGTACAGAAGACCCTGTCTCGGTTACGGGCATTCATGGAACCGGTATGATACCTTGGTCAGTACAGCGACAGAATAATCTGATAGCAGACTTTAATGCTGGCTTTCAAGCTAGAGATGGAGTCTATGGCTTCATGGTCAACAATCAGGTCTATCAGCTGCCAAAAAAAGGACTGGCAACCTTTTGCATCTATAAAGATGGGAAAATTGATATCGGCTCTTGGGGTAAGGAAATAAGTTCTACAACCAATATGATTTCCCTGAGACAAAACCTGCCAATGTTGATAGACAACGGTAAGCTAAATCCACTTATTTCTGATCAGGCAAAATGGGGCGCAACAGTTAATAATGCTGTCCGGGTGTGGCGCTCTGGCATCGGGATTGACGGACAAGGGCAAATTATTTATGCCGCCGGTAATAATCTCACAGCTGAAACCCTAGCCCATGCTTTACTTAGTGCCGGAAGCATCAGGGCGATGGAGCTTGATATAAACAGCTATTGGGTTACGTTTAATTTCCTGCATCATACTTCCGGCAGCAGCAATGGTTCGTTGGTTGGAACAAAGCTCGACCCCTCTATGACTAGATCACCCTACCGCTATTTATCGCCTGACACAAGAGACTTTTTTTATCTAACTCTTAAAACGCCTGCACATCCATCTTAA
- a CDS encoding HlyD family secretion protein, with product MSTIKRRIILALVVALTMSVSGCGTNNAAKSVTVNSGTVKSTKTVDGFGVVKAVDIKNITVDFPAAVKTIDVVEGQKVKNQDSLVTLNLTEFEDQIKSKEMSISSESHDIEEIQNDYLNTSNAPDLQKLLNDLKNAQDLYNQVQSEYAAQQTLFKSGGISKYDLDQSKKTVDAKRNDVEDIKSSIDTLKYEKQQTVDSKKSDLAILESDLAAMKDKLNKSYIKGSDIISNVNHGIVYDIGYVPGDIVSSDKKVLSLLNLDSLIVEANIPEEFIKSVKMSADVDIIPQADKSKTIKGKVIRISDKAVVNNGETDVPVDISFNNSDGFLLPGFNVDVKINQ from the coding sequence GTGTCAACAATAAAACGAAGAATAATATTAGCTCTTGTCGTGGCCTTGACTATGTCAGTTTCCGGATGCGGTACCAATAATGCGGCCAAAAGCGTAACAGTCAATAGCGGAACTGTGAAATCAACGAAAACAGTCGATGGGTTTGGCGTTGTAAAAGCCGTGGATATCAAGAATATCACGGTTGATTTTCCTGCTGCTGTTAAAACAATAGATGTTGTAGAGGGGCAAAAGGTAAAGAATCAGGATTCATTGGTAACTTTAAATTTGACAGAGTTTGAAGATCAGATTAAAAGCAAGGAAATGAGCATAAGTTCCGAAAGCCATGATATCGAAGAAATTCAAAATGATTATTTGAACACTAGTAATGCTCCTGATTTGCAAAAGCTCCTTAACGATTTGAAAAATGCCCAAGATTTATATAATCAAGTACAGTCGGAATATGCTGCGCAGCAAACGCTTTTCAAGTCAGGGGGTATTTCCAAATATGACCTTGATCAATCTAAAAAAACAGTTGATGCGAAGAGAAACGATGTTGAGGATATCAAATCGTCAATTGATACTCTGAAATATGAGAAACAACAGACTGTTGATTCCAAGAAAAGCGATCTGGCGATTTTAGAATCAGATTTGGCCGCAATGAAGGACAAACTGAATAAGTCCTATATCAAAGGCAGTGATATTATCTCCAATGTCAATCATGGGATCGTTTATGACATAGGATATGTGCCTGGAGATATAGTTAGCTCAGATAAAAAAGTTCTAAGTTTATTAAATTTGGACAGTTTAATTGTCGAAGCAAATATTCCGGAAGAATTCATAAAAAGCGTGAAGATGAGTGCAGATGTAGACATAATTCCTCAGGCAGACAAATCAAAAACAATTAAAGGAAAAGTCATTAGAATTTCAGATAAGGCTGTTGTGAATAACGGAGAGACGGATGTTCCAGTTGATATTTCATTTAACAATAGTGATGGTTTTTTGCTGCCAGGGTTCAATGTGGATGTAAAAATCAATCAATGA
- a CDS encoding ABC transporter ATP-binding protein has protein sequence MNQVIVTQNLFKAYTMGTLNVEILKDINISINKGEFVSIMGPSGSGKSTLLYLLGGLDRPTSGSIKINDKELSSMSDKAESAMRRRDLGFVFQFYNLVPNLSVEENVLLPILLDGKKAKKYHERLKELLELIGLADRKNHTPRELSGGQQQRVAIARALINDPEIILADEPIGNLDSKTGIEVMRLLKRINLEKSKTIIQVTHSSESAEYGNRTINLLDGRVCQQ, from the coding sequence ATGAATCAGGTCATTGTTACGCAGAATTTATTCAAGGCTTATACCATGGGAACCTTAAATGTTGAGATTTTAAAAGACATCAATATTTCTATTAATAAGGGCGAATTCGTATCGATCATGGGGCCTTCAGGTTCAGGCAAAAGCACACTGCTTTATCTGTTAGGCGGACTTGATAGACCCACTTCCGGCAGTATAAAAATTAATGACAAAGAGCTATCAAGCATGTCGGATAAAGCAGAGAGTGCCATGAGACGAAGAGATTTAGGGTTTGTTTTTCAGTTTTACAATCTAGTTCCAAATCTTAGTGTCGAAGAAAATGTATTATTGCCCATCTTATTAGACGGGAAAAAGGCCAAAAAATATCACGAACGTTTAAAAGAGCTTCTTGAGTTGATTGGACTTGCCGATAGAAAAAATCACACACCGAGAGAACTCTCCGGCGGGCAGCAGCAGAGGGTAGCTATAGCCAGAGCCTTAATTAATGATCCTGAGATTATCTTAGCGGATGAACCGATAGGGAACTTGGACAGTAAAACAGGAATAGAAGTTATGAGGTTGCTTAAAAGAATTAATTTAGAAAAGTCTAAGACAATCATTCAGGTTACCCATTCAAGTGAATCAGCAGAATACGGGAATAGAACGATTAATTTGCTCGATGGAAGGGTGTGTCAACAATAA
- a CDS encoding ABC transporter permease — MGLIFKFVLKNISEKKSRTLLIILSILISSGLFFSSNAFAASISKMYDEMLRLSTGTSDIIVKATMKSPSQFFSLRYAQDCNDQTQYVIGAINESANYKPMINEQSVAINLEGITLEDLQRWNPISFAATYHLNSFAGKKIIISQNTALKYGLRAGDTLDIMINSNKQRFLICGIANPVGIFTDESKGLNAIVPKDVLGKLYSEEGKVNCAYVKVKKSADLPQVINSLSQVYNKYDVKEAFSPEQIASLTNQIITPFKLVVAIVTFMCMFIIYSSFKVIIAERLPVIGTLRSIGATRRTTNFILLLESALYGAIGGLLGCGVGIGLLYLMSSAISSGFAQGAGVSVQVNPLLLLSTLIFAFILCLFSSLLPIIQVSRIPVKDIVLNSIEKVKDKKLINVVLGLLFLTTSIVVPKFAFGKMAIVADTACLVISIAGIFLLVPYLIAWFIKLTEGIYTLVFGNIGTLALKNLRDNKSMMTSLSLLIIGGASLLMVNTFCSSLSKQLVSIYVDYQKFDVLIEKMDNNVDKNLEHLLYSVDGVTGVYRYFEKDDIKITNKNGSIGTIAGIDITKHLDYMRIDSDMNLTDELKQLESERSILLTYTLRDKFNLKIGDVLDLKMSEDKGSIPYTVIGFYNTAESFGDIALVSEKYFQADTGGQYNAKILVKTSKNPRDVENAIKNDYGQYHFSIQTRQEEQAGILHKINPILSILTGFLVLAMFIGLIGIFNNFIIGFISRRRSLGILRSVGMNKLQMMKMILIESATVGILGGITGVLAGILLANNMTYILQAISMRIVMQYSLSYMAASIIVSFAVAVIASVSPALKASKNSIIQSIKFE, encoded by the coding sequence TTGGGTCTGATTTTTAAATTTGTGCTGAAAAATATCAGTGAAAAGAAATCCCGAACGTTATTAATTATTTTATCGATACTGATTTCTTCGGGACTCTTCTTTTCATCAAATGCTTTTGCTGCATCAATATCTAAAATGTATGATGAAATGCTAAGATTGTCCACTGGGACATCAGACATAATTGTCAAAGCAACTATGAAATCTCCTTCGCAGTTTTTTAGTCTAAGATACGCTCAAGATTGTAATGACCAAACCCAGTACGTTATTGGTGCTATTAATGAATCTGCTAATTACAAACCAATGATCAATGAACAATCTGTTGCTATTAACCTTGAAGGAATCACTTTAGAAGATCTTCAAAGGTGGAACCCTATTTCCTTTGCAGCAACCTATCATTTAAATTCTTTCGCAGGCAAAAAAATTATTATCAGCCAAAATACGGCCTTGAAGTATGGCTTAAGAGCAGGGGATACCCTGGATATAATGATCAATTCCAATAAACAGAGGTTTTTAATATGTGGTATTGCAAATCCGGTAGGAATTTTTACTGATGAAAGCAAAGGCCTTAATGCTATTGTGCCCAAAGATGTTCTCGGAAAGTTATATTCGGAGGAAGGCAAGGTTAATTGCGCCTACGTCAAAGTAAAAAAATCAGCTGATTTGCCGCAAGTGATTAATTCTCTTTCTCAAGTGTACAACAAATACGATGTAAAGGAAGCATTTTCACCGGAGCAGATCGCCAGTCTGACGAATCAGATCATTACCCCGTTTAAATTAGTTGTTGCCATCGTAACCTTTATGTGCATGTTTATCATTTATTCTTCATTTAAAGTGATCATCGCAGAGAGGCTGCCTGTTATCGGAACGTTACGCAGCATTGGAGCTACGAGAAGAACAACGAATTTTATCCTTCTTCTCGAAAGCGCCTTATATGGTGCTATTGGAGGTTTGCTTGGCTGTGGAGTGGGGATAGGATTACTTTACTTAATGTCATCCGCCATCTCAAGCGGTTTTGCCCAAGGTGCCGGCGTTTCTGTTCAGGTCAATCCGCTCTTATTGCTAAGCACCTTAATTTTCGCCTTTATCCTATGTCTATTCAGTTCTCTCTTGCCTATCATTCAGGTTTCAAGAATTCCTGTCAAGGATATTGTCTTAAATTCAATTGAAAAAGTAAAAGACAAGAAACTAATCAATGTCGTACTAGGCTTGCTTTTCCTTACGACGTCCATTGTCGTGCCAAAGTTCGCCTTCGGGAAAATGGCCATCGTTGCGGATACTGCTTGCCTTGTTATCTCGATAGCCGGAATTTTTTTGCTGGTTCCGTATCTAATCGCATGGTTTATTAAACTAACGGAAGGGATCTATACCTTGGTATTTGGAAATATAGGGACTCTTGCTTTAAAAAACCTGCGGGACAATAAAAGCATGATGACAAGTTTATCCCTTCTGATTATCGGGGGAGCAAGCCTCTTGATGGTCAACACCTTTTGCAGTTCTTTATCAAAACAGCTGGTCAGTATTTACGTTGATTACCAGAAATTCGATGTATTAATCGAAAAGATGGATAATAATGTGGATAAAAACCTTGAACACTTACTTTATAGCGTTGATGGCGTAACCGGTGTGTACAGGTATTTTGAGAAGGACGATATAAAAATTACGAATAAAAATGGAAGTATTGGAACTATCGCTGGGATAGATATCACAAAACATTTAGATTATATGAGAATTGATTCAGATATGAACCTCACAGATGAGCTGAAGCAATTGGAATCGGAAAGAAGCATCCTGCTGACGTATACGTTGCGTGACAAATTTAATCTGAAGATAGGCGACGTACTTGACTTGAAAATGTCCGAAGATAAAGGGTCTATTCCCTATACGGTCATTGGCTTTTATAATACCGCAGAGAGCTTTGGCGATATCGCTTTGGTTTCTGAGAAATACTTTCAAGCGGATACCGGTGGGCAATATAATGCAAAAATTCTTGTCAAGACTTCTAAAAATCCACGTGATGTGGAAAATGCCATTAAAAACGACTACGGTCAATATCATTTCAGTATACAAACAAGGCAAGAAGAGCAGGCGGGTATTTTGCATAAGATAAATCCAATTCTTAGCATATTGACGGGCTTCTTGGTGTTGGCTATGTTTATCGGGCTTATTGGGATTTTCAATAACTTCATTATCGGTTTTATTTCGAGAAGACGTTCATTGGGAATTTTGAGGTCTGTGGGCATGAATAAACTCCAAATGATGAAAATGATATTAATTGAATCTGCAACAGTGGGGATTTTGGGAGGCATCACAGGAGTCCTTGCCGGAATACTCCTGGCAAATAATATGACGTATATTTTGCAAGCGATCAGTATGAGGATTGTCATGCAATACTCCTTAAGTTATATGGCTGCATCAATTATTGTCAGCTTCGCTGTTGCAGTTATTGCTTCTGTAAGCCCCGCTTTAAAGGCTTCCAAAAATAGCATTATTCAGTCTATTAAATTTGAATAA